The DNA segment TCTATGTCTAATGTTAAATACTTTTTTCCTCCCATGAGGTCTGTACTTAATGTGGAAATGTattctctgtttgtcttggtAGAATCAGAAGGCACTGGGAAGAGGCGCAAAGAAAAATTTCCATACTCGATGACATTACATCGCAATGTCCGATCGTTTGGGGCAAATAACCAAGTCCAAGGATGGGAAAAGCAAGTATTCCTCACTCAGCCTATTTGACAAGTACAAGGGAAAATCAATAGAAactcagaaaaacacaggtaaggttgatttgtttttctcctctgacttACATCTTTGTTACCCTGTTTCAGTAGCTTTTTTAAATCTCACTCCCCTCGATcaagttattattattctcCCCCAGTAGTTCCGCGACATGGCTTGCAGAGTCTTGGCAAAGTGGCCACAGCCCGGCGCATGCccccacctgctcacctgccGAGCTTGAAGTCTGAAAACAAAGGAAACGATCCCAACGTGATTATTGTGCCCAAAGACGGTACAGGATGGGCAAACAAGCAGGAACAACCCGATCAAAAGAGGTAAGGGGAGAACATTTTACACACAGCAGACTAACCAGCCCATCTAATCATTAAATTGCAGTTCAAGTAAATCAACTGCAatgcattaatttaaaaaaaaaattatttcatGATATTTGTGTGTCCTTTTTGCTAACATTTCGACAGTCTCTCTATTTGGTGGTTTTACGAACATAAAGACATAAGACTGTCAGGTACTGAAAGTAAACAAGTTAACTAGAGGCACATCCTGAGAGACCACCTCTGAGAGGGCAGCATAGAGATAAAAAATACCTGCTCAGAGGTCCAGTCTATCAGTGTGAATTGGTCAGTATCATGTCAGAGTACCTGTGCCTGCTTCGACAAACCATCTACAACTAActaactgttttctttttcttcatttatattTGTAGTTCTATTGCATCAATACCACAGCTGCCGGAGTTGCAGCCGCAGCTGGCTTTACAGAAATCTGTCTCCAATCTTCAGAAGCCCTCACCGGTAGTCAACCAGGAggtgtgtatttatgttcaATGTTAGACATTTTTTGTAGATTTGTACATATAAAGACTGTGTTTAAACATCTCTCGGTTATTATGAGAAGCACTTAACAATACACGACTGTGTTTCTAGTGCAAATTTCAGTAATAATATCCAAAAGTCCAGAAATAATGCCTCTGAGCAAGAAAACTAGTTAGACAAGGAAAGTAGTCTCTATGCAGACTCAGGAAAAATACTCAATTTATCTCAAATGTCAGATGGACCTGATGCAGCTATTAAACTGTGACCTTGGTTTTCTTCATTTccacagaacacaaacacaggtggaCCAAAGCAATGGGCCCAGCTAAATGGAAAGGCAGTAGAGCAAGATGGTGAGTCATCTCAGATTCATCATTAATTGAAAATAACTCACATTTAGAATATGTCATCCTGATTGTGACCCTTGATGTCTTTGCTAGTTAGTGCAACATTCTTTTGTTTGTGGCAAGTCAGACGAACCTCTCTCTTTATGTGGCGTCTTTTAATACCAACAACAGGTTCAAGGGCCTCAAACCGACTTCAGCCCTTCTCTCACGAGGAATTTCCCACGCTGAAGGCAGCTGGAGAACAGGACAGGGCTGGCAAGGAAAGAAGCGGCTTCGATCCGTCGTATGGGCCCGGACCAAGCCTCCGCCCCCAGAGTAAGTCTCAACTCTCGGGAGTTGGCCGGCAGTCTCTTAGATAAGCTAATGTGTGCTGGAAAGCAAATTATTAAATTGGCGGCAAGATTTTTGAGTGTCTGGAAGCTAATGATACTGTTGAAACACATCAGCAGCCTGTCGATAaactaaaagaaacaaactcCGACAATGGGAGGAAGAGACCAGTTTACTCAGTGTTTCTATAACTCCTGCGCTACATGTCTAGTGATGTCATATGCTTGTCTATTTTTTAAGCAAGTAGAACTCCATAGATACGGAACAGACATATTTTGTAACTTCTGAACAGTCCATGGaagatttttcagtttgtatttcTGATATCTCCTTCTTCCCGCCTCAAGATGTGACGAGCTGGAGGGAAGGTGGTGGCAGGAACCTTCAGCCCTCGTCCCTGACCCTCGGCCTGCCTGCAGATCCTGAGGGTAAACTCACTGCCCTGGGCGAGACTGGCACCCCTCCAGCCTCATCTCACCCCTCCTCTGCCACCGGCACCACCTCTTCAAGCGTAGTGACGGCTCAGTCACCAGGTATTGACCCCAAGGAGCCTTCCCTACGACCCGCCCAGCCTGTCCGCAGAACAACCGTCCCTACTGCCCTGCAGTACCAGCTTCACCACACTTCGACTGCTGTCTACCATGACATGTTGCCCGCATTTGTACGTACTACAGAACTCATGACTTTTGTTTTACGTACTCAACTTTAGGATATAGTCACTCAAATACTTTTGTCAGGTAATTGTATTTCTGCTATGAACACCTCATGTCATCTTGCTGTTTTCAGATGTGCTCTAAAGAGACACGTGAAGCCCCAGGTACAGAGCAAGTCCCTACCACCGTAGCAGCTCCAGCCCGATTTGACAGCAAACCCACTTTTAGACAGAGCTACGCCAAACCTGAACTTGTCAAGTAAGTACATTCACAATGTGACAGCAGttcaaataaataacaaaagtTTTGTGACATCTGGCGGTCACTAATGTGGTTTTTAATACCATCTCTGATTGTAGTGGAGATGTGAGAAGGGAGAACCGCTTTGTGCGTGCTCCACCTCGACTCTCTTCTCAGCCCATCCGCAGGCCTGGCGACAGACCGCAACGCCCAGCCATTATTAATCCAGAGGACCTGAAGGACCTGGATGAGCTTGACAATGACTGTGAGGATGGATGGGCTGGTCAGTATTTCTTAGATTTGTTAAATTGCCTTTGTAATTGCTTTTACAGATAAAATGTGATGTAGTTTACATTAAGTTTCTTCTTCAGCTATCATACATTTGTATATTTCCCATCATATGCCAACATCTATTAATGTTAACCGCTCTGACTCCACAATGAAGTACTCCTGTTTATTACTGTGCAGTATCAAAGCATTTCCATAGCCTGCCTCCATAGTATTATAGAAACTACAAGATGGGAAAGAGTTTTGTTCCTTGTTTTGAGGTTGTATCTCACATATGCACAAAATAAGAAAAGTTACTTTGCGTTgcatagagagagagggagatttgCACCCTTCATCCTGGTAAATGCTGGTAACTCAAGACAGTTGTTGATTAGATCTAGTTGCATCTGTAACGTTAGCTTGTGTTCGTTTCAGTGGCTCAGTCTCATTAGGTTAACATGTCTAATCTCTTCTGAGGCGTCAGAAGCCAGATAACTTAAGGATTTGTATATGGTTCTTATTAGTCAAGTAGGATCTGTTGGCATGCATGCCCACCACACAACAAGTTGACCTCGAGGATTTCATCCAGCCAAATAAATGTTGCTGTCATTCCTTTCTGGACTGAATGGTTTTGTTCAGACACAGTGTTGTTTCTCAAGATCAGTTAAGGGAACTGACTTTACCTGCTTATATACATTGGGCTTATTTCACCCAGCTTAGTATAAATCcaaaatatacaatacaatTGAAATCTTGTTAGTATTAAGCAAGGGAATGTAGACGGGATACCAGTGCCTGTTCCCAGTGATCTATATCCAATGCCTCACCACACCTGTTGAcggtttgttgtttttccaggaCTCCATGAGGAAGTTGATTATAGTGAGAAACTCAAGTtcagtgatgatgaagaagaacaCTCCTCcagtgataaaaacaagatgtgGTGAGATCTCTGTCCTCATTACTGCTCTAAACACCCTTGTTAGAGTGGAAATGATCACTGTCACagttttgtcattatttaaaGGGTTCTTGGTTTCATTTGGATTTATTACTTTTTAGGACTGAatgggagagagagcgagagaaccAGCGTGACTGCCAATCCTCCCTAAGTTCAGGTGAGGCTTCTTACCCCCAGGAGGGCCCTGAGGAGAATTATTCCTACCAACATCACCATCACGAGCCTCCCAGGAAGACCAATGGCAGATATCTCTCAGCGGACACCCAGGTAACTACACACAATGCCGTATTTGCCactttcatcctcctcttttgAGATTACTTATCCAAGATTAACTCATTATGATGTTACTCACAGTGAAAATGCATCTCGCTCTTTAATCCCTCTTTGACAGGAGAATAAAACAGCACTACAGAGCATATGAATAGCAGTGCGCTGTCACATGCCCTCCAGTGAGGCTGTCATTGAGATTCGGGAGAGATTACTTTGCAGTAACCATAGTGATATgtgtctgaatactttttaCTTGCAAAGCTTTTTTACCTAGCAAGTGAAAAGGATGTGATAGACATAATGGAAAGACAGATTATGCATATGTTTGTTGGCcattttgatgtaaaaaaaaaaaaaaatctctcagaCTCGGACTGGACAAGTCTTTGAGGCTTTTCTCAGTGTGAGTGGGTGGGCTTAGTAGTAATTTACGGTAACCTTaaagctcagtgagctaagGTGCACACACTGTAGTGGTATATACGTCTGGTCCAGCCTTAGTTTCTTCTCATTCCTCCCTTTTTTCCCATGTTTCCACAATTTAGAGGAATTCAGCATCTTATAAACACTTTTCCAGAACAGTAAACATGGATTAAACTGTCAGGATTAGTTTTTGAAAAGAcacagctttgtttattttttttctgtttaacaaAGGTTAATCATTTTTGGTCATTCAGAGTAAAAAATGATTCCTTAGTTAAAAACCATtattgataatgataatgtaatATACTTTATATACTATATGCTGGAGAATGTTGAGTTTAATTGGTCAAAGAGATACACAGAATGGAATGCATTACATAAATGAGCAGTTCTGCCCCTTTAACTGCCTCTGTTCCACCTCTAGGCCCAGCAGAAAATCCAGGGTGAGCCACTGGCTGACCAGGAAGATCACCAGCGCCAGTCTCAGACTCAAGCTCCTGCCAGGGCAAAGTATGTGTCACCTGAGCTGTCGGAGGCTGTTGAGAGAGCACGCAGACGTcgggaggaggaagagaggcgTGCCCGTGAGGAACGGCTGGCTGCCTGTGCTGAAAAGCTCAAAAAGCTGGACGAGAAGTTTGGGAAGACCGAAAGGCAGACATCAAGGACAGAGGAGGGCCAGAAGGAGGGAGATGGCAAAGAAGCCCCTCTGTCCCCAAGCAGGGAACAAAGTAAAGGCCATCGTGAGAACTGGCAGTACAGcacaaaaggttaaaaaaaatctgcaaggACACTTACACATTTAGACCTAAATATTTTATCTACAATATAAGCACTATTCTAGATTTACAGTGAATTCTAATCATTTTTTGTGATGAAATGGTTTACAGATGGAAGTGAGTGTCCCCTAGACAACTCTCCTGGCCATAGTTACCGTGAGGAACCTGTTTTCTCTACCTACCGTGGAAGTGAGGATGATGGACAGGagccctcctccccctcaggAGACTACAGTGGACGTCATCCTTCCAAACCCATTCCACCCCGCTTTCAAAAGCAGCCAcagcatcaccagcagcaggTGAGTGCCAGCTGATACCCCTTCTAACCCATAAAGTCCTAATCCCAGACTAATGCGTCAAAGAATTAGTGGCTGCTTTGCGAAACGAGGGCTTTCAAGAGTTCACGGAAGCAGGGATTGTTTAACGTTGCAGTCACCAACATCCAAACGTGAGAGGTAGTGAGCTCTGTGCAGAATGTTAACGTGTTTGTCTGTAATTGGATTATCCATTGTTAATTCTTGTTAGGGGTTTTTTGGAGCTAATATGATTTGGTTCTCTCACGCAAGAAGAACAGGAGAATGCAATCTATGAAGGTGGAAGATTGAATAAATTTCACTATAAGAGGTTTAGTTGAACATAGAGAGGCCTGtttcacagaggacattttgacatgtccCAGTAGGAAAAGTACAGGTTTAATTAACAGAGGTGTAACATTAACAATGGTTCTGTCTTTAATCCTgttaacacctgtgcttttcctgctatgtcTGCTGTGAATAGGGCCTATTGCACAGCTAATCTGTTATTTTTCCCTCACCGAGAACATCTGTTCTGTGAACATGTCAGGTTCTTGCATGAGTAGTGGGATACAGAAATTAGTCTTAAATTTTCTTGATATTACTCTTTCATATTTTGTCTATAGTGTATATAAATTAATATGGTATTAAAGTAAAGGCTCACTTTTTCATGTCTGCCAAAATAACATTCCCATGTGCATATGTACTTAAGAGGTCAGTTTTAAACAGTAaaaggactgtggattttgtttaCCATCTCTTACAACAGTGTTCATTCTATACATTCTTCAGGAACAAGTATATAAAATGCAGCATTGGCAGCAGTCAGGTCACCCTGCCCCGTCTGGCTCAAGCCATGGCCAGCGGGGCTACTATCCCCCACATGTCCTTGGGTTTGACCCTCGCTGGATGATGATGCCGCCTTTCATGGATCCCCGCATGACACAAGGACGATCTCCTGTTGACTACTACCCCAATGCAGTCCATTCTTCAGGTGAGCACTAATTTTAGAAAATGAGCACATACTACCTTCACATGTGAAAGTAGATCATTTTTCTATCATGAAAGAACTCCCAGTTttaacactgtttgttttcaacAGGAATGATGAAACCCATGATGCATCAAGACCACTTGAACAGTCCTGGTTCTGATGAGGGATGCCACTCCAACCTTCACCAGGAGAGAAGAGCCCCTTCCACTGAGCCTTACCCAATGTGGAATCAAGATGGCTACCCCTTGCGCAGCTTCACACCTCCTTACCAGAGACAGCATGAAAGCTCAGACAGTGGCCAGCCAGATGACAGGTCAGTTAATGTGTTTGATCCTCTTTTTAATTTAAGGCATTCTCTCATATATTGATCAAAGATCCAAAGCTGTTTTACTGAGTAAAACCCTGGTTAGTGACAGAACTTTCTTGATGGACCTCTGTCTATTTTTTGTCATCTCCGtctcatttttctccacagaagTGATCTGGCCTGCTCCCAACAGGACTCCTATGAAGAGAGGGCCAGTGAGTGTTTGACCCACCCTCAGGATGATATCCCCCATCATGCTTACCAGAGTCGAGGCTCAGACAGAGAACATCATGACCAGGGCTTGCTGACCACTGCCCAGAATCATGCAGATACTGAGTACCCAAAGCAAGACTCTAGAGACAAACATCTGAAAGATGGCCCCGAATCTCACGATGAGAACTTAGATGGCTCCAAGGACAATTGGAAAAGAGATGGAGGCCAGAAACAAGATGGAGGACTCAACAGTGGTCAAAACCAGTGGTCTGAAGCCAGTTCCAGTTCCAGTAGTAGTGTTAGCCAGCCATCGGAGATCAGTGGGCGTACCTTGATTCGCAGAACTGGGCCCATCAAGAAACCAGTTCTCAAGGCACTCAAAGTGGAAGACAAGGAGAATGAGAAGCCTAAACCTGAGCCTGAGGAAAAGCCTGTCCCTTACCGCCTGGAGAAAGAAGTCCTTACTAATGTTTATGACTTGAAGAAAGATATCCAGCCTGCCAGCAACAGACGTTCAGCCTCACCTGTTGTTGAGAAACAACCTGAAGAGAGGCAGCGTCAGTCACCAGCTCCCACCAAAATAGACAGGCCTTTGAGCACCCACAGTGATGACTCTCCCAAGGAGAGCACCTGGGACAGTGGCAAGAGCCAGTCACCTAGAGATAACCAAGAAAACCGGGAGCCCCAGGCACCACGGCGCAATAACTGGATCTTCATTGATGAAGAACAGGCCTTTGGTGCAGTCAGGGGAACAGGAAGAGGCCGCAGTCGAGGCTTTAGAGAATTCAGCTCTAGAGGTGGGACCCGTGGCGGCCGAGGAGGGGACAATCTCAGAGGAGCttataacaataacaacagcagcGGCATTGGCACTCAGCGGACAGGGAGAGGACGAGCACCACCTAGGGACCTTGTCAAGGTAGAGGAGTTTCAGAGGGGCAAGCCCCGGAGGCGAAATGTCAGTGAAACCTTGAGCGAAGCTTCTGAGTATGAGGAGCTGCCCAAGAGGAGACGCCAGAAGGGATCTGAAAATGGAGAAGGTTACACAGAGTCTGGAGAAGTCCGTAAAGCTGATAGAGATTCTTGGAGATCCAACAAAGTGTATACAGATGACCAGACGGCCACAGATTCCAGAGAGAAGGCCAAGGCCGGCAGGGGCTTTGGGGGTCGCATGTTGCCTCCCAGACTGAATACCACTGGAAGTTACAGTCGAGGCTTTGGCGGTTCCAGGGACATTTCTACGTGGAGGGGCCGTGGGCCCCAGTTTGGTAGCAGTGGTGGCTCCATGCAAGAAAATGGTTATGGTCCCGGAGCTGAGACTATGTATTCCCGCAGGCTCCCTGTGGAGCGTGACACTCTCAAGTACATCCCTAAATTCACTGGTGCTTTCGTGGAAAATGGCACAGAGGACCGTGATGGAGAGTACTACTTTGACAATGATAACCCTGACAGGCAGATGTTAAGGAGACGGCGTCCACCCCGTCAAGACAAGCCCCCACGCTTCCGTCGTCTACGACAAGAACGCGAACCCGGCTCAAACCAGTGGACAAGTGATGAGTATGTAAATGGAGACTTTGCAAACCCATGGCCCGGTCGCTCCAAAGGCAGCGGGGAAGACAACTGGCCCAGTGGCCACTACTCCGGTGGACGCTCTAGCCAGCACGGTCAGGTAGAGGAATGGGAGACAGGTTCAGACAACAGTGACTTTGGTGACTGGAGAGAGAAGCGAGGTGGAAGTGGCGGCGCTGCTACACAGGGACATGGTGATATTCCCTCTGACTCTGGCCACAGCGAACCAAGCTCTGGTGAGAAAAGGGAACTCTCCAAGAGAAGCTTCTCCAGCCAGAGACCACTGGTGGAACGGCAGAACAGGAAAGGAGAGCCGTCGCTGCTGGAAGCGAGCAAGATGACACGTACACCTGATAatccccccacctcctcctcgaACAGAGGAGACAGCTGGCAGAATGGAGGGTCTTCTTGTAAAAGGTAAATAATAGAATAAACTTTAAGTTGAGGTTCACTGTAGGCTACACTGCTCTATACCTATATGAATTGCTCCAGGGAATTATATAAATGTGCCGTTGTCTTATTTCAGGCCTGGTTGTTACAGTTGCCGAGAAACCAACACAGTGTATCCTCTACCTATATTGTTGTGACCTGAATATACCAATTTTTTCCACCTTAATTTCAGGAaacaatttattattataaatgtatGAAAGTGAGTTCTTACCCTACTCAGAGAAACTGTATAATTGTTCACTAAGATATCTACCTACTTTCTCccaacactgattttttttttgccaaatattTTGATTTAGTTAAAATCTTTTTGCATAAagaatgtgtctgtttttcatttgtctcaATGACTAGCTTTTGAGATGTAATTTTGTTCTTAGTGGCTGAGGTTCAGGCAATTTGAAGTGGAAAAAAGCCACATGCTATTCCTACCTGCTCTACCAACAATTCTGCATTACTTGACCACAACTGAGCCACTCACCTGTAGATAGTTTGGTCTTTGGATGATTTTCATCTCTGCTCCATTGTTTAAGGAGCTGCTTACTACTATTTCCCCTGCCGTTATTAAAGTCTGAGGTACTGAGCACTGCTCGCCATGCAGTCTGTCCCAGATGAGGATGTAGCTCAGCTTCATTGGCTAGATAAATGTGGGAAAGGTACCTGTGCCTCACTAGAGGATTGACAAACTGAACAGCACTGTAGATTTTCCACAGCATCCCCCCTGAGTCAATTTTAAGTCATcctatttgtttttcttccacctGTCAACTATAGCCTTTGCTGTACTTAATGACTTACCTGAAAAATATGCTTCATGCTAGATGGTCAACTTGCCTAAAATGAAATTGATTACAAGTCAcagtcttatttttttttttttatgttggaTGTTTTAGCAGTGCTCAGAATACCTAATTAAAACTCCTTTGTCTCTCCCTTTCCTGTTTTCAGCAGGAGCCCAGATGAGTCGGGCCCAGTCTACAGCATAGAGCAGCCGGAGGAGAGGGAGCCCAGTGAGCCCTCAGGGAAGAAATTAGACAAGGAGCTGAAGCCAGGACCTGTCAAGACAGACATAGCTGAACCCCTGTCCCAGTATGAGCTGAGCAGCTACCCAAGTGagttcagtatttttatttttattttttaattaatgtttttgtgttatttatccTGATAGAAATGAATAGTCTCTGGGCAATTGGTGCTCCTGCATTTCTCCATTTTTCATTGACCACATGCCTGTTTTGTAGTCGAGGGGGACGCAGGGGGACCAGTCTCTAATCCAGATGGATACCAGGATGCCTTGTCCAAAAAGCAAAGACGCCCacaggaggatgagaggaggaggaaggaacaGGGAGCTGCGGTAAGTTAAACATATGTTAAATCCAGATGCTCAGTGCTCATGCTGAGGATGAACAGAATGTGTAGTTTGTTAAGCTTTTTTCTCATTGTTGTGTTAGGTGCCGGTGAAGAACAGGACAATCACATCCAAGATACCACCACGCTTTGCCAAGAAGCAGGGAAGCATGAGTATTGAACAACCTGAGGAGGCACTTTCTTCCAACAACCTGGGAACTGAAATCTGGGAGACAAACAGTTCAGGTAGTAGACAGactcagttttctgtctttgttggtgcTATTAAGCAGAAGCCTCAGAGGCACATTATATTATGCATGTAGAGCATATTTGCTTAATTACTGCTCATCGCAGAATATACGATTGCAATATTTTTTGACAGGGTAAAGAAACAAGGTCTTTGAAGTTTGTAAAATGTGCATTTCCAGTAAAAGCTTCAGTTTTTGTATAGggacattttagtgtttttcaaTGCAGACGTTGTATGTTTATCAATTTTATTACTGccttttagtgttttttgtgaAGACAAATTGGTTGCACTTTTCACTAATAGcattcatttatctttttcagCTCTTTCAGTGCAGTCTTCAGGAGGAGACTCATGGACTAAACAGGTGTCTTACACTGGGAGCGAGCCCAACTCTGAGGTAGTACAATGCAGTTCCCATTTAACCCACCTATACTGCAAATACTCTGTGTCTGCATTGTTTGTCTTCAgttaaaaaaattttttttaagacaaaaaacaaatgtgttgcaACAAAATTTAATTTCTTGATAGATATGAAACAAATTaatgtcttttcttcttcctgtttagGATTCTGATGCTGGCCCAGAGCAGAGTAAAGAACAGCACAAGCCAGGGCCCATTGGGAACGAACGCTCCCTGAAGCACCGCAAGGGCTCAGAAGGTGTCGATCGTCTGGAAGGTGGCCCCATCACACCAGTCAATGGTGTGGACCTCCATGTGGACACCGTGCTGCCCGTGCCTCCTATTGAGTTTGGTGTCAGTGCCAAAGACTCTGATTTTAGCTTGCCACCGGGCTCTACCCCAGTGCCCGTGTCCAATCCTGTCAACAAGCTTCAGGACGCACTTACCACCAATGTGAGTGATTTTATCTGTACTTTCAGGGTCTTGGAAAATAACTAGAGGTGATATGCATTAAGTAATGGAATACTTTAAGTTGTGTTTGGTTGTTGTGTGTATATGCTTAAAAGCAAGTGATATTGATTTGCAactgatggattttttttt comes from the Lates calcarifer isolate ASB-BC8 linkage group LG9, TLL_Latcal_v3, whole genome shotgun sequence genome and includes:
- the prrc2b gene encoding protein PRRC2B isoform X3 — its product is MSDRLGQITKSKDGKSKYSSLSLFDKYKGKSIETQKNTVPRHGLQSLGKVATARRMPPPAHLPSLKSENKGNDPNVIIVPKDGTGWANKQEQPDQKSSIASIPQLPELQPQLALQKSVSNLQKPSPVVNQENTNTGGPKQWAQLNGKAVEQDGSRASNRLQPFSHEEFPTLKAAGEQDRAGKERSGFDPSYGPGPSLRPQNVTSWREGGGRNLQPSSLTLGLPADPEGKLTALGETGTPPASSHPSSATGTTSSSVVTAQSPGIDPKEPSLRPAQPVRRTTVPTALQYQLHHTSTAVYHDMLPAFMCSKETREAPGTEQVPTTVAAPARFDSKPTFRQSYAKPELVNGDVRRENRFVRAPPRLSSQPIRRPGDRPQRPAIINPEDLKDLDELDNDCEDGWAGLHEEVDYSEKLKFSDDEEEHSSSDKNKMWTEWERERENQRDCQSSLSSGEASYPQEGPEENYSYQHHHHEPPRKTNGRYLSADTQAQQKIQGEPLADQEDHQRQSQTQAPARAKYVSPELSEAVERARRRREEEERRAREERLAACAEKLKKLDEKFGKTERQTSRTEEGQKEGDGKEAPLSPSREQSKGHRENWQYSTKDGSECPLDNSPGHSYREEPVFSTYRGSEDDGQEPSSPSGDYSGRHPSKPIPPRFQKQPQHHQQQEQVYKMQHWQQSGHPAPSGSSHGQRGYYPPHVLGFDPRWMMMPPFMDPRMTQGRSPVDYYPNAVHSSGMMKPMMHQDHLNSPGSDEGCHSNLHQERRAPSTEPYPMWNQDGYPLRSFTPPYQRQHESSDSGQPDDRSDLACSQQDSYEERASECLTHPQDDIPHHAYQSRGSDREHHDQGLLTTAQNHADTEYPKQDSRDKHLKDGPESHDENLDGSKDNWKRDGGQKQDGGLNSGQNQWSEASSSSSSSVSQPSEISGRTLIRRTGPIKKPVLKALKVEDKENEKPKPEPEEKPVPYRLEKEVLTNVYDLKKDIQPASNRRSASPVVEKQPEERQRQSPAPTKIDRPLSTHSDDSPKESTWDSGKSQSPRDNQENREPQAPRRNNWIFIDEEQAFGAVRGTGRGRSRGFREFSSRGGTRGGRGGDNLRGAYNNNNSSGIGTQRTGRGRAPPRDLVKVEEFQRGKPRRRNVSETLSEASEYEELPKRRRQKGSENGEGYTESGEVRKADRDSWRSNKVYTDDQTATDSREKAKAGRGFGGRMLPPRLNTTGSYSRGFGGSRDISTWRGRGPQFGSSGGSMQENGYGPGAETMYSRRLPVERDTLKYIPKFTGAFVENGTEDRDGEYYFDNDNPDRQMLRRRRPPRQDKPPRFRRLRQEREPGSNQWTSDEYVNGDFANPWPGRSKGSGEDNWPSGHYSGGRSSQHGQVEEWETGSDNSDFGDWREKRGGSGGAATQGHGDIPSDSGHSEPSSGEKRELSKRSFSSQRPLVERQNRKGEPSLLEASKMTRTPDNPPTSSSNRGDSWQNGGSSCKSRSPDESGPVYSIEQPEEREPSEPSGKKLDKELKPGPVKTDIAEPLSQYELSSYPIEGDAGGPVSNPDGYQDALSKKQRRPQEDERRRKEQGAAVPVKNRTITSKIPPRFAKKQGSMSIEQPEEALSSNNLGTEIWETNSSALSVQSSGGDSWTKQVSYTGSEPNSEDSDAGPEQSKEQHKPGPIGNERSLKHRKGSEGVDRLEGGPITPVNGVDLHVDTVLPVPPIEFGVSAKDSDFSLPPGSTPVPVSNPVNKLQDALTTNTALNQSIPMLRSNHLQPGINLNPISFPSADLTLKMESARKAWENSQSLPEQGSPGGGASGAQPPCSVGSSSGVSYSSFGGVSMPPMPVASVAPSMSMQGNHIPPLYLDGHVFPSQPRLVPPTMTQQQTYQQAAAAQQIPISLHTSLQAQAQLGLRGGLPVSQSQEMFNSIPPFRSQVYMHPNLSQPSPMVLSGGAPLKGPYSAFPGMQPSDMVKPQSGSHYQPMNGSQQLVYDSQMNQGPGMGSSQLMDSQLIQVTMPLPGSQLRYGSAQQHLILPQSIQLQQGQNLSVGAPRRMLPPGSQPAVMTGSREGSQMEMKGFQFSEKPNHSPGISGGSYRPGSASPSGKPSGPGGPVGPLPTHFTQQVPPAQGSMVMHMRPPTTGPFPNPIQRPVMQVNKPVIIRSPPYPNPGRDPSHSTPPSAPDPPVKGPEDGMKNKTIREVRKAVGEGKTQSGGMTSKLQEPLPSTGQAKPARTGAIKPQAVKVEEGKA